A single Aspergillus chevalieri M1 DNA, chromosome 3, nearly complete sequence DNA region contains:
- a CDS encoding putative mitochondrial 2-oxodicarboxylate carrier protein (BUSCO:EOG09263A5D;~COG:C;~EggNog:ENOG410PGWQ;~InterPro:IPR018108,IPR023395,IPR002067;~PFAM:PF00153;~TransMembrane:2 (o20-44i329-350o);~go_process: GO:0055085 - transmembrane transport [Evidence IEA]): protein MSQTNTQKPLPFGYQFAAGAVAGVSEILVMYVRLLIPCSLFLITRRYRRRNRIRNRAHWLTCEQVPVGCGQNKSVRLIVPGFQCAVLTVYSQLQTNVAAASEEGYNGMFDCFRKIIKNEGPSRLYRGISAPILMEAPKRATKFAANDSWGSFYRNLFGAEKQTQGLATLTGATAGATEAFVVVPFELVKIRLQDRSSAGKYNGMFDVVRKIVATEGPLAMYNGLESTLWRHILWNGGYFGCIFQVRAQLPKAEVGNKAQQTRNDLIAGTVGGIMGTVLNTPMDVVKSRIQNTTKVPGQVPKYNWAWPAVATVMKEEGFGALYKGFIPKVLRLGPGGGILLVVFTGVMDFFRKMRGE from the exons ATGTCTCAAACAAACACCCAGAAGCCGCTCCCCTTCGGCTACCAGTTCgctgctggtgctgttgCCGGTGTGTCTGAG ATTCTTGTCATGTATGTGCGATTATTAATTCCTTGTTCCTTATTCCTTATCACACGGCGATATCGGCGTCGTAATCGGATTCGAAATCGGGCGCATTGGCTAACATGTGAACAGGTACCCGTTGGATGTGGTCAAAACAAGAGTGTACGCTTGATTGTTCCTGGGTTTCAATGCGCTGTGCTGACTGTGTATAGTCAACTCCAGACCAATGTCGCCGCCGCAAGCGAAGAGGGATACAATGGCATGTTCGACTGCTTCCGCAAGATCATCAAGAATGAGGG TCCCTCCCGTCTATACCGCGGAATCTCCGCCCCCATCCTAATGGAAGCCCCCAAGCGCGCCACCAAATTCGCCGCCAACGACAGCTGGGGCTCCTTCTACCGTAACCTCTTCGGCGCCGAGAAGCAAACCCAAGGCCTAGCAACCCTCACTGGCGCTACCGCAGGAGCCACGGAAGCCTTCGTCGTCGTGCCCTTCGAACTCGTCAAGATCCGTCTGCAAGACCGCTCCTCCGCCGGGAAATACAACGGCATGTTCGACGTCGTCCGGAAGATCGTCGCGACAGAGGGTCCGCTCGCCATGTACAACGGCCTCGAGTCCACCCTGTGGCGCCACATCCTGTGGAACGGAGGATACTTTGGCTGTATCTTCCAGGTGCGCGCGCAGCTGCCCAAGGCCGAGGTTGGTAACAAGGCGCAGCAGACCCGCAACGATCTGATCGCTGGTACAGTCGGTGGTATCATGGGAACCGTGCTGAACACTCCCATGGATGTTGTCAAGTCGCGGATCCAGAACACCACCAAGGTGCCCGGACAGGTGCCCAAGTACAACTGGGCATGGCCTGCTGTTGCGACTGTGATGAAGGAGGAGGGCTTTGGTGCGCTGTACAAGGGATTTATCCCTAAGGTGCTGCGTTTGGGCCCTGGTGGTGGTATTTTGCTGGTTGTGTTTACTGGTGTGATGGACTTTTTCCGTAAGATGCGGGGAGAGTAA
- a CDS encoding putative GPI anchored protein (COG:S;~EggNog:ENOG410PP9T;~SECRETED:SignalP(1-19)), with amino-acid sequence MRLIHALAALSLLFETPRAEDNHEGAIQRHNAEIEADLLRDDKPIRGVRKMSSDEGEKFFLDYWSYDGSDGLSMGNHTGTDNDVTDDNIQPRSYPFQPASIKQARGISLLQRDFQCPAGTTGCTSINRPSSCCTTGDICELVQDTGSGDVGCCPQGQTCSGVIGSCQSGYTACPAKLGGGCCIPGYECVSGGCAYVSTVTVTVHSTVFVSTKTYTTPPSSYIPSSTSTGTSKTSSDDLVPPARPTSLSTATTSKSSSETGSICPIGFYACSAVYQGGCCRTGRDCDTTSCPTISSTAVVSNNDETIVAPAVSTGSASCASGWFGCDESMGGGCCPTGFTCGSASCTASTGGSVTATGTVAKETGGGSGRSLDGRILLIVLAIMVLV; translated from the exons ATGCGCCTTATACACGCTCTAGCAGCACTCTCGCTCCTCTTCGAGACCCCGCGCGCTGAGGATAATCACGAAGGCGCAATTCAGCGACACAATGCCGAAATCGAAGCTGATTTACTACGTGATGACAAGCCGATCCGCGGCgtgaggaagatgagcagTGACGAGGGCGAGAAGTTCTTCTTGGATTATTGGTCTTACGATGGCTCCGATGGATTATCAATGGGCAATCATACCGGCACTGATAATGATGTTACCGATGACAACATCCAACCAAGATCCTATCCATTCCAACCAGCGTCCATCAAACAAGCACGAGGCATTTCCCTCTTGCAACGAGACTTCCAATGCCCCGCTGGCACCACCGGCTGCACATCCATCAACCGCCCGAGCAGCTGCTGCACAACCGGAGACATCTGCGAGTTAGTCCAAGATACTGGGTCTGGAGATGTGGGCTGTTGTCCGCAGGGACAGACGTGCTCTGGGGTTATTGGATCGTGCCAGTCAGGGTATACGGCTTGTCCGGCGAAGCTTGGAGGAGGGTGTTGTATTCCGGGGTATGAGTGTGTTAGTGGTGGTT GTGCGTATGTATCCACCGTGACGGTTACTGTCCATTCAACGGTGTTTGTATCTACCAAGACCTATACGACCCCTCCGTCTAGCTACATCCCTAGCAGCACGAGCACCGGCACCAGCAAGACAAGTTCCGACGACCTCGTACCTCCGGCCCGACCAACCAGTCTTTCGACAGCCACAACCTCCAAATCAAGCAGCGAGACAGGCTCAATCTGTCCGATCGGTTTCTACGCCTGCTCAGCGGTGTATCAAGGCGGATGCTGCCGTACAGGACGCGACTGCGATACAACCTCCTGCCCAACGATATCCTCGACGGCGGTCGTGTCCAACAACGACGAGACTATCGTGGCGCCAGCAGTGAGTACGGGTTCTGCGTCATGTGCGAGTGGGTGGTTTGGCTGTGATGAGAGTATGGGTGGGGGATGCTGTCCGACTGGTTTTACGTGCGGTTCGGCTAGTTGTACTGCTTCTACTGGAGGGAGTGTAACTGCGACGGGGACTGTTGCTAAAGAGACTGGGGGTGGTAGTGGGAGGTCGTTGGATGGGAGGATACTGTTAATTGTACTAGCAATTATGGTGTTAGTTTAG